One Oncorhynchus keta strain PuntledgeMale-10-30-2019 unplaced genomic scaffold, Oket_V2 Un_contig_16796_pilon_pilon, whole genome shotgun sequence genomic window, ctgtggagggaaggagagaaggagagagagagtcagtacaGTCACTGGTGTGAATGCACTATAAACCCATTCCAAGTAACcaattttttacaatttttattATCTCAACTAACATTTGGCTGAATTTACATTGGATTTTTGAAACCCTCATTTGCCCCCTTCATGGTTACATAAGGCAGGGTTTCCTAAACTCGGTCCAGGGGCCTCCTCTGGGTGCACGTTTAGTTTCCCCCTAGCACTAAACagatgattcaaataatcaaaggtTGATGATGAGgtaattatttgaatcagctgtgtggtgCTGGGGAAAAAACTAAAATGTGCACCCAGGGGAGGCCCCTGGACCGAGTTGGGGAAACCCTGTTATAAAGCATTATGGTACGATTCAACTTCCACAGACCAGTCCAGTTTAATACACACCTGTCTGAGTCTATGGGCATATATTTTAGTGGCAGCCGGTACAACAatcttctctctccagtcctgcCCATAGAAATGCTCCAGGTCCCTCTCCACTGACTCCAGCCGTGCCAGTTCCAGGGGGAAGTATATAGGCGCGACACTCGGGTGGTTGGAGTTGTTGTCCAGAGCTTCCTCTAGTGCTTGATAGATCTCATAGAGGGAGCACAGGAGAAGctgaggaaaggagacaaggaaaggaTATAAACTAGGGTTAGTCTCAATACTTCCATTATACACAAAACACAGTACCTTGACCCACAACAGTTGATAGCAGCACATGATAGAATGATGGAGCATGATGATGCATGGCGCTCCAGCTCGAAAAATGTTGCATGTCCACATGGAACATTCGGATCAACTGATGGGAATTACAGTGTAGATAAGGAATCATAAGACTAATTGCGTTGTACTTGCTAGTATCTCCATTTACTAACATGCAGAAGAGGTTTAAAACAGAGATGAATCTTTGCCTCTGTTAATGATATGTTAATGATTGATTACCTTGTACTGTGTCAGACTGACGTTTCCTCTCTGGTAGGCCAGCATCAGCTCAGTGTTCTCTGCTCTGACATGGCTGTCCTTGGTCACAGCCTTAATCTGCTCAGACAGAtcactgtgggagagagaggaaaacacatTAACCCCTGTATTCAACCTGTAAAGTTACAGCATTCtgttcacacagagagagagagatggggggggtcaTGTTAACTTCTGTTTTCAATCTGTGATAAAGACTGTCTTACACACTGAGTGATGATTGACAGAAGGATGAGAGGGGGAATGCCCACTGACATATAGGACAGCTGGGTGACATATCACTTAGAGGTGGAAAACCAACACGGGTCTATCAATGGAGGCTAACTGCTAATGGGGATAAGATACTGCAGGTGACGGCAAGTAGATCAGAGCAATAGACACCTACTCAGAAGAACACCCCTTGAAACGCTGCCTCTTGCAAAAGCAGCATGTTTCTAAGCCACTTAATAACACAAGAAACAGTTTAGTTTGTCTGAGATCTTCATATGCTTGGTAGAGACCAGCACAGAGACAGCGTATGTTAACTGTCTGCTAAGTTCAATCAAAACACAGAAATCAGTAGTATGTATACTGCAGCCTTACCTGTCTGTGAGCTCCACTTGTGTCTGCATCTTCTTGTCTGTCTCCATATCTGTGTACACAACAGAGAAAAGCATCAATATGACTGAGATAATACGCTGCCATACTGTCTGAGCTATAACACAGTATAAACCGTATAAACATGACATGTTGACAATAAGCCTTTAAAATGATCACACATCAGATACTTGCATGTTGCTATATGACTCAAACAGGAATTGCAATGTCAGTTGCTATAGAAAGTTATGACTGAAAGCTATGACCCAGAAATGGCACAAAAGTCAAATTGTAAATCAGTTTTTTCACTCACCAGTTCACAAGTTATTCAATAGTTGGTCCTTTCTTTGTTGTTATATTCCCACAATGAGAGACtgtcttctccttctctttctctctcttttcctaagTGTACAATCCTTACTTTGTGTGCCTCCTCTCCGGTCTACCTCTCTTTatactgtcctcccctcctccctcccttcttctctttcACGGGTTAGCTGAGCTGAGAGAAACAGGAAGCAGTAAACCTGACTCAACAACAGCTCTGCTAGGAACAGCTATGGGAACATTGTGGAGGGAGGGACAAGGACTAAACATGACAGGGCAACTTTAGGAATACTAGTAATGGAAAACTGGGGGAGGAGGGACAAGCGCTTAACATGACAAGGCAACTTTAGGAATAGAAATGGAAAACTGGAGGGAGGAGGGCCCAATGCTTAACATGACAGGGCAACTTTAGGAACATAAATCGAAAACTGGAGGGAGGGACCAGCGCTTAACATGACAGGGCAACTTTAAGAATATAAATGGAAAACTGGAGGGAGGGGGACCAAGAGTAAACATGACTCACTTTTTACCACCCTGGAAACaagagggaggagtgagggaatAGCAATGGACAACTGGGGAGTATGGAGGGACTAGGACTAATCATGACAGAGCAACTTTAGGAACAACATGGAATGGTGACAGGAATGTAGGCTAGGAGGAGGGATCAGAAGTCAGCACTAACTAAACATGACAGTGTAACTTCAGCACTCtggggagcagagggaggagtgtTGAAATCCAGACTCTGTGTAAACAACACTGCACAATCACATGACTATGGTGTGTTTTGTCAAGAAGTGGTAGTAATCTCATGTTTGATGATTCAAGTTTGCTACTTGAAGTTCGCTAGTTGGCTCTTTGTGTTAGGTTTACTgtccattatatatatatatatatggggtggcagggtagcctagtggttagactagtaaccgaaaggttcatATCCCGAGCTAATaagttacaaatctgtcgttctgcccctgaacaggcagttaacccactgttcctaggccgtcattgaaaataagaatttgttcttaactgacttgcctagttaaataaaggtaaaaaaataaaaaatatatatacatacatattaaAAAAGGTAATGAAATACATGTGATTGAATACATTTTCCATAAACTCGTGAAATACTGTAAATTCCCTAACACTAAATGCAGAAGAGGTAAGAACAATTACCCAATGTACAAGTCACATTGTGGTTTATGTGTCATTATTTTTCTGATACATAGCAACATTTCATAATGGACTCGCTGACATTGCACTCTCCTGATGTTCAAGTGTAATGTCTAGCTCAAATAAGACAGAGTCACAGACACAGTGAACTCGAAGTCCACTGTTCAAATACACACTTAGAacaaagggttccaaaagggttcttcagctgtccccattgaccttttttttggttgcaggtagaacccgttttggttccaggtagaacactttcgggttccatgtagaaccctctatggaaagggatctacatggaacccaaaagggttctagcctacttggaaccaaaaagaatctacctgcaaccaaaaaggttaatcaaagtgttctcctatggggacagctgaagaaccctttaaggttatagcaccttgtgctGTACTTTATAGTTGAGTATTATTTTGTTGAACTCCTCACCCTCCTTCCATTAGACTAACGTTAACTTTACTGTCTCTGTGGATGTACATTGTATTTTATAGTTGAGTATTATTTTGTTGAACTCCTCACCCTCCTTCCATTAGACTAACGTTAGTCTCTGTGGATGTACTGTACTTTATAGTTGAGTATTATTTTGTTGAACTCCTCACCCTCCTTCCATTAGACTAACTTTAGTCTCTGTGGATGTACTGTACTTTATAGTTAAGTATTATTTTGTTGAACTCCTCACCCTCCTTCCATTAGACTAACTTTAGTCTCTGTGGATGTACTGTACTTTATAGTTGAGTATTATTTTGTTGAACTCCTCACCCTCCTTCCATTAGACTAACGTTAGTCTCTGTGGATGTACTGTACTTTATAGTTGAGTATTATTTTGTTGAACTCCTCACCCTCCTTCCATTAGACTAACTTTAGTCTCTGTGGATGTACTGTACTTTATAGTTGAGTATTATTTTGTTGAACTCCTCACCCTCCTTCCATTAGACTAACTTTAGTCTCTGTGGATGTACTGTACTTTATAGTTAAGTATTATTTTGTTGAACTCCTCACCCTCCTTCCATTAGACTAACTTTAGTCTCTGTGGATGTACTGTACTTTATAGTTGAGTATTATTTTGTTGAACTCCTCACCCTCCGTCCACTAGACTAATGTTAGTCTCTGtggatgtactgtacagtacattcaATTAGCATGGGTAAAGAAAGATGAatagacggcagggtagcctagtggttagagcgttggactagtaaccggaaggttgcgagttcaaaccccccgagctgccaaagtacaaatctgtcgttctgcccctgaacaggcagttaactcactgttcctaggccgtcattgaaaataaggagttcttaactgacttgcctggttaaataaaggtcaaataaataaataaaaaagacacCTGTTGGTTTAATtgttaacagtgtaactaaaTTCTGTACACACAGTGTGCTGCAATGCTGTTTGACTTAATCTCTGACTGCCAagtcaacctccctctctctgtcacaacaAAGCTCTCAATCATGCCTGGAAATGGCAGTGGCAATTTGGCAATGATGTATCACACTGAGAAGTAAACAACTATTACTATTTAATTCCCTCTTGGGTCTAATATCAGTTGATGATTCATATATGATATTGTTAATAAGGGTATAATTATTCGATTTTGATGCTATAATATTTGATTTAAAGGTTAATTTATTTAATGGAGAATAATCCATAACTGTAACTTTGTTGCAACCTGCAAGTCTGCAACAATGCAGCCAAATATATAGATTGCGTTTAACTGGTGTGCTAAATTGTAGCAATAAAATAATTAGTCATAAAGGTTTAGGACGTGATTTTATGCGGAAGCAGTCAGCGATAAGAATATTGCTTTGAACGCTTACCGTGATTCAGCGACTATGTGGACGTGAGGGAAGGGGAGCAAATGGTGTGAGAACGATTCGACCATTTCCTAAACATGAGTCCGCGGAATTTGTATCAGCAGGGACTCGCATTCCAATGGTGTTGAAATCATCCCACCAGCGAAGGAGACTTCAAATTCAGGAAATTATGGAGCAACGATTTAACGATAAATTGAGTAGAATAAGCTAGCCTGACAGTCTGTGAGTAAAAACATATGCATTTAATCACACGGCAAAATTGTAACATACATTGCAATGTTTTGAAAATAATACTTTCACAAATAATACTGATTTTGTTACTCTTTGAAAAGTGTAGGCCAATGTCTCATGTTACGTAAACCATGCGCCTTCACCCACGGGGTGCGTTATCCTGCGCTTGTGAGCGCAGCAAACTTTGAACTCTTCAAAGATGGCGACAAGCGGTGGGTGAAGTTTGGAGATGGTCCGTCAGTTCTTTGTCGACACATCGGAAAGCCAAAACGGAGCTCTCCTGTTCAGCTACCAATTCGTTGTTGAAAAACACATAGCTATTTCATAATCGAAATTACCGCGAGTGGTTGAGCAACAGAGCCACCTCCGTACTGCGTTTACATTTGTGCGGAGCAGGTAGGCAGAGTGTTTGTTTAGAGGTGGTAGAATGCACCTGTTAGCAGGTTCAAATGCATATTCTTGCCAGTGTGCCCAAGCAGCTTCTTTAGCCTATTCAGTATATTTGAACCTATACATTGTATCATGTTATGTGCATCGATTTTAATGTCTATATTACTGCCTCTCTTTCCCAGGTGTAGaaaatggagggagaggtgggcctTGTGACCAGTCgcagtcagagagagaagaaaagatcCTACAAAGATTTCCTGAgagatgaggatgaggatgatgacCTAGTGGCGGATGAGGAACAACTTGTTGTCAAAGAACGCAAATGCAAGAAGTCATACAAGAAGAAGAGGAGACATTCAGGTTTGGAACGCGAATACATCGTGAGCGTGACTATGAAATTTGGAgcaatggcaccctgttccctacatagtgcactacttttgaccatggtcagaactagtgcactatgtaaggaatagggtaccattgggACGCACATCTCCCTGTAATTTTGTCTCAATCTCATAGGTGCTGCATCTGTTCTGTACTCTTTACAGGTGACCACACCCACCCCCACAGTTGGACCAATGGCAGTGCAGGACCGGAGTTGTATGTTCTCTCCCATCACCAGTACGACCACCAGACCTGTGAATCACCAGACGAATGGTTGACAGAAGGGGAGAGATTTGAGGAAGTGAGTGAATAGGTGGGGTGAGTCTCCATTTTATGTCCTTGATTCCTTGCAGCCTCAGACATTCTCCTCTAATGAGGTTTAAGAAGGAGTCAAGGAGAGAGGAATTGAGATTCACCTGGGGACTAAGGCCTCTTTCTGGAGATGGTTAGTAAGAGGAAGACCAAGTTGCCCTCTAGACACTGATCTAAATTATGTCTAGCATTTCCCCACTAGTGATTAATGTTAAGGATATAGGGAGGGtgtactgatcctagatctgtgtctaAAAGAGCAGCTTCTAGGTGTTATTGTGTAAAATGGACAGCAGAGGGCAGTGCTTGGTAAGTTTCCTTCCACTGATCTTCTTTTCTGCTTCTTactcatccccccccccctctcccagaGTAGGGAGGAGTCTACCATGCCTTCGTTCTGGATGTACATGGACGACCAGCAGAACGAGATAAGAGCGGAGGCCTCTACAGCTAGTTGCAGTCTCATGACCCCTGATACCACAGACTCACCCATGTTGACAGGGCCTGAGGTAGACCCAGTGAACGCAGCGGCCCACCTACAGCTGCTGGGGGAATCGCTGTCTCACATTGGCCACCGGCTTCAGGGAACTAAGGTGGGCTGGTTGAACACTGTTGGTTTCATTGTCCTCACACTGAAAGGCTACTGAATACGGACATGTCATGATAACATTGTTTCATTGTCCTCACACTGAAAGGCTACTGAATACGGACATGTCATGATAACATTGTTTCATTGTCCTCACACTGAAAGGCTACTGAATACGGACATGTCATGATAACATTGTTTCATTGTCCTCACACTGAAAGGCTACTGAATACGGACATGTCATGACAACATTGTTTGATTGTCATAACACTGAAAGGCTACTGAATACGGACATGTCATGATAACATTGTTTGATTGTCATAACACTGAAAGGCTACTGAATACAGACATGTCATGATAACATTGTTTGATTGAAGTTGCTGATAGTTTGATGAATCTCGCTCTCTTTGGCCCTGACCCTCCCTTTatttctgtctctttccctgtcggtgtctctttctgtatctctctaggAGATGATGGCAGTGTCAGGTagtctgtctgtgttactggACTCTCTACTGTGTGCCCTGGTTCCCCTGgcctgtctcacctctctggtCCCCGAGCTACGCAGCTGCccttcacactcacacacactggtgaggcttacacacacacacacacacacacacacacacacacacaggcacacacacacacacacactggtgaggctacacacacacacacacacacacactggtgacacacacacacacacacacacacactggtgaggcttacacacacacacacacacacactcacactcacactcacacacactggtgaggcttacacttacacacacacacacacacacacacacacacacacacacacacacatacacacattcagtAGCTGTCAAATGATTAGGACCCTCACCACCAACTTctattatccccatctttcttcTAGGCAGAGACTCTGGACAACATTGCCTATGTGATGCCTGGTTTGTGAAGTCTGTCTGATGAGGAGAAGAGCCTTAACCAGGGCAAACAGGACGTTGTCATACTTTGAAGATGTTCCTTCCTGTCTGTTTGGGGCCTTTTGAAGGGATGGGGGATAAGTAAGCCGTTTGTTTTAAGAGGGGCTTTTAAGCGAACGTCCCAATCTGCACGTCCCGCTCTACTTTACCTCCAAAGTTATCTGGGTTCATATTGAATTTGAAAGATAAACCATTTGTTTAGTTTCATTTGTTCAATTAAAACGTGTTTTGTTCATGCACTCGTTTTGATATTTATCCAACTTGGCAAGAGCTTCTAATCAATGGTTCATGGATTATTGTTCCAGATGAAATACTTTGACTATTTAAGATAATCATTTCCACTTTTGAGCTCTGACTCATCTGACTCAGTGTCTGTTCTCACAACAGCCACATGTTTTTAGACTGTCAGTGTCTGTTCTCACAACAGCCACATGTTTTTAGACTGTCAGTGTCTGTTCTCACAACAGCCACATGTTTTTAGACTGTCAGTGTCTGTTCTCACAACAGCCACATGTTTTTAGACTGTCAGTGTCTGTTCTCACAACAGCCACATGTTTTTAGACTGTCAGTGTCTGTTCTCACAACAGCCACATGTTTTTAGACTGTCAGTGTCTGTTCTCACAACAGCCACATGTTTTTAGACTGACAGGATGTCAGACAATACCGGAGGCGCCAGAGTGCTTCTTCTGGTTCTAGAACTGTAAAACACTGCAGTGGGTTTGGTTCTAGAACTGTAAAACACTGCAGTGGGTTTGGTTCTAGAACTGTAAAACACTGCAGTGGGTTTGGTTCTAGAACTGTAAAACACTGCAGTGGGTTTGGTTCTAGAACTGTAAAACACTGCAGTGGGTTTGGTTCTAGAACTGTAAAACACTGCAGTGGGTTTGGTTCTAGAACTGAAAAACACTGCAGTGGGTTTGGTTCTAGAACTGAAAAACACTGCAGTGGGTTTGGTTCTAGAACTGAAAAACACTGCAGTGGGTTTGGTTCTAGAACTGTAAAACACTGCAGTGGGTTTGGTTCTAGAACTGTAAAACACTGCAGTGGGTTTGGTTCTAGAACTGTAAAACACTGCAGTGGGTTTGGTTCTAGAACTGAAAAACACTGCAGTGGGTTTGGTTCTAGAACTGTAAAACACTGCAGTGGGTTTGGTTCTAGAACTGTAAAACACTGCAGTGGGTTTGGTTCTAGAACTGTAAAACACTGCAGTGGGTTTGGTTCTAGAACTGTAAAACACTGCAGTGGGTTTGGTTCTAGAACTGTAAAACACTGCAGTGGGTTTGGTTCTAGAACTGTAAAACACTGCAGTGGGTTTGGTTCTAGAACTGTAAAACACTGCAGTGGGTTTGGTTCTAGAACTGTAAAACACTGCAGTGGGTTTGGTTCTAGAACTGTAAAACACTGCAGTGGGTTTGGTTCTAGAACTGTAAAACACTGCAGTGGGTTTGGTTCTAGAACTGTAAAACACTGCAGTGGGTTTGGTTCTAGAACTGAAAAACACTGCAGTGGGTTTGGTTCTAGAACTGTAAAACACTGCAGTGGGTTTGGTTCTAGAACTGTAAAACACTGCAGTGGGTTTGGTTCTAGAACTGTAAAACACTGCAGGGGTTTGGTTCTAGAACTGAAAAACACTGCAGTGGTTTTGGTTCTAGAACTGTAAAACACTGCAGGGGTTTGGTTCTACAACTGAAAAACACTGCAGTGGTTTGGTTCTACAACTGAAAAACACTGCAGTGGTTTTGGTTCTAGAACTGAAAAACACTGCAGTGGGTTTGGTTCTACAACTGAAAAACACTGCAGTGGTTTTGGTTCTACAACTGAAAAACACTGCAGTGGTTTTGGTTCTAGAACTGTAAAACACTGCAGTGGGTTTGGTTCTACAACTGTAAAACACTGCAGTGGGTTTGGTTCTACAACTGTAAAACACTGCAGTGGGTTTGGTTCTACAACTGTAAAACACTGCAGTGGGTTTGGTTCTACAACTGTAAAACACTGCAGGGGTTTGGTTCTAGAACTGTAAAACACTGCAGTGGGTTTGGTTCTAGAACTGTAAAACACTGCAGTGGGTTTGGTTCTAGAACTGTAAAACACTGCAGTGGGTTTGGTTCTAGAACTGTAAAACACTGCAGTGGGTTTGGTTCTAGAACTGTAAAACACTGCAGTGGGTATCTTGCTACTTGGGTATAATTTTCCAGGGCCACGTTCATTTGCCAGAAGTTGTTGAACGTTGCAGATCGACTAGAAGTGCCATGAATAGAGCCAATGTGATTCCTGGTTCTACATGTCAaagaggcatgtttgttctacgTAGCCTATTTCTGTTAACATTCCAAAACGGTGCGTCCTGCTGTACAGATATTCAACCACACCCGTAGAACTAATCTAGCTCGTAATGTCCcatcacatatacagtaccagtcaaacgtttggactcATTCCTGGccttttctttacttttactattttctacactggaataatagtgaatactaaactgaaataacacatggaaacaTGTCGTAACTAAAAAAAAGTTtaagtcaaaatatattttatatttgagattcttcaaggtatccaccctttgccttgattaacagaatgtgactggcagaacggatgttgtatgtggaggatgagggctgcagtagatatctcagatgggggggagtgaggcctaagagggttttataaataagcatcaaccagtgggtcttgcgacgggtatacagagatgaccagtttacagaggagtatagagtgcagtgatgtgtcctataaggagcattggtgacaAATCTGATGGTGGACTTGTAAAGAACCTCCAGCCGCACCCTTACCTGCCCTGTTAAAAAGTCATTTCTGGAAGTTCTTTACTTAATGCCTTTGAGGCAatccgttgtgttgtgacaagttagggatggtatacagaagacagaccaagtccatattatggcaagaacagcccTATATAAGcatagagaaacgacagtccgcCACTACTTTAAGacaaggtcagtcaatctggaacatttcaacaactttgaaagtttcttcaagtgtagttgcaaaaaccaagtgctgtgatgaaactggctctcatgaggaccgccacaggaaaggaagacccagagttacctctgctgcagaggataagttcattagagttaccagcctcagaaactgcagtgcaaataaatgtttcagagttcaagtaacagacacagcataacatcaactgtttagagtaGACtgttaatcaggccttcatggttgaattgctgcaaagaaaccactactaaaggacaccaataagaagaggagacttgcttggaccaagaaacacgaccaatggacattagaccggtggaaatgtttcctttggtctgatgagtccaactttgagatttttggttccaacctccatgtctttgtgagacgcagagttagtgaacggatgatctctgcatgtgtggttcccaccgtgaagcaacaggacaatgaccgtgaacacatctccaggctgtttaagggctatttgacctagaaggtgagtgatggagtgctgcatcagatgacctgacctccacaaacACCCAACCTCAaaccaactgagatggtttggaatgcagagtgaagaaaaagcagacaacaaatgctcagcatatgtgggaactccttcaagactgttggaattcctcatgaagccggttgagagaatgccaagagtgcaaagctgtcatcaaggcaaagggtggctatatgTTTTGATCTGTTAAaattttttttggttactacatgattctgtatGTGTTATTTGGTGGTTTTGatgtccactattattctacattgtagaaaatagtaaaaataaagaaaaactcttaaATGa contains:
- the LOC127919491 gene encoding HMG domain-containing protein 4-like, producing MEGEVGLVTSRSQREKKRSYKDFLRDEDEDDDLVADEEQLVVKERKCKKSYKKKRRHSGDHTHPHSWTNGSAGPELYVLSHHQYDHQTCESPDEWLTEGERFEESREESTMPSFWMYMDDQQNEIRAEASTASCSLMTPDTTDSPMLTGPEVDPVNAAAHLQLLGESLSHIGHRLQGTKEMMAVSGSLSVLLDSLLCALVPLACLTSLVPELRSCPSHSHTLAETLDNIAYVMPGL